A genomic stretch from Empedobacter stercoris includes:
- a CDS encoding VTT domain-containing protein — translation MQSIIEFITNFVQRPDKVLMDIINNYGYWIYAILFLIIFAETGLIVMSFLMPFLPGDALIFSIGMIAASDDQNHLHIEYIIPLLMVAAILGDNVNYYVGRKFGGWILGRKDSWYLKKKHIEKATEFFNENGKKAIIIARFMPVVRTIIPFICGVTNLNYRTFITYSFFGAVLWVGVISFLGYTLGQFDIVKNNLEKFIFGIILLANMPLIIRIVKARFNKNKTDE, via the coding sequence ATGCAATCTATTATTGAATTTATCACCAATTTTGTTCAACGCCCAGACAAGGTATTAATGGACATTATCAATAATTACGGTTATTGGATATATGCCATTCTATTCTTGATAATTTTTGCCGAAACAGGTTTAATTGTCATGTCATTTTTAATGCCTTTTTTACCTGGAGATGCGCTTATCTTTTCGATTGGAATGATTGCGGCCAGCGATGACCAAAACCATTTACATATCGAATATATCATTCCTTTACTGATGGTTGCAGCAATTCTTGGAGATAACGTAAATTATTATGTTGGACGAAAATTTGGCGGATGGATCTTAGGAAGAAAAGATTCGTGGTACCTTAAAAAGAAACACATCGAAAAAGCAACAGAATTTTTTAACGAAAACGGTAAAAAAGCAATCATCATTGCACGTTTTATGCCAGTAGTTCGTACTATAATTCCATTTATATGTGGTGTGACAAACCTTAATTACCGTACATTTATCACCTACAGTTTTTTTGGTGCTGTACTTTGGGTTGGCGTAATTTCTTTTTTAGGATATACTTTAGGTCAGTTTGACATCGTAAAAAATAATTTAGAGAAATTCATTTTTGGAATTATTTTATTGGCCAATATGCCTTTAATTATTCGAATTGTGAAAGCTCGATTCAATAAAAATAAAACAGACGAATGA
- a CDS encoding IS3 family transposase (programmed frameshift), translated as MTRKVKYGVAFKLRCVKEVLEKHRTIRSISKKENIHASLLKKWVSDYHNQGISGIEPKKNQTYSVEFKLKVIKTITSQYLSLREARVKFNIPSESVIIKWQKDFATFGIDGLKPKPKGRPKTMSTSKGGPKKSKQPLSREEELLLEIERLRCEGCTLKKVQCLNSSRGRKTKETWTQAINELRPEFHLNLLLDCTHMARSSFYYHISRSKTDKYEELKLKIKSIYHQHKGRYGYRRITDELRKSGTIINHKTVLKLMNSLGLKSLIRRKKYKSYKGEQGKIAPNILQRAFKADKPNQKWVTDVTEFKVKDKKLYLSPIMDLYNQEIISYELSERPVFNQVTQMLKKAFKITKDTKDLILHSDQGWQYQMKQYQALLNEKGIIQSMSRKGNCLDNAIIENFFGILKSELFYLQKFNSIEELKKEIKQYIYYYNNDRIKSNLNKMSPIQYRTHFYNY; from the exons ATGACAAGAAAAGTAAAATATGGTGTAGCATTTAAGTTACGCTGTGTGAAAGAAGTTTTAGAAAAACATCGAACAATACGTTCAATTAGTAAAAAAGAAAATATACATGCTTCTTTATTAAAGAAATGGGTTTCTGATTATCATAATCAAGGAATTTCAGGTATAGAACCTAAAAAAAACCAAACGTATAGCGTTGAATTTAAGTTGAAAGTTATTAAGACTATAACTAGTCAATATCTTAGTTTACGAGAAGCCAGAGTTAAATTTAATATTCCAAGTGAATCGGTTATTATAAAATGGCAAAAAGATTTTGCTACCTTTGGAATAGACGGATTAAAACCCAAACCAAAAGGCCGTCCCAAGACTATGAGCACATCTAAGGGTGGACCTAAAAAATCGAAACAACCATTATCAAGAGAAGAAGAACTATTGTTAGAGATTGAACGTTTACGTTGTGAAG GTTGCACTCTTAAAAAAGTTCAATGCCTTAATTCAAGCCGAGGAAGAAAAACAAAAGAAACTTGGACACAAGCCATAAATGAATTAAGGCCAGAATTTCATCTAAATTTACTTTTAGATTGTACACATATGGCTAGAAGCAGCTTTTACTATCATATTTCACGTAGTAAAACAGATAAATACGAGGAATTAAAACTTAAGATAAAATCCATTTATCATCAGCATAAAGGGCGATATGGCTATCGACGAATTACCGATGAATTAAGAAAATCAGGAACTATCATCAATCATAAAACTGTTCTTAAACTGATGAATAGCTTAGGATTAAAGAGTTTGATTCGAAGAAAAAAATACAAATCTTACAAAGGAGAACAAGGAAAGATTGCACCAAACATCTTGCAAAGAGCATTTAAGGCTGATAAACCCAACCAAAAATGGGTAACAGATGTTACCGAGTTTAAAGTAAAAGATAAAAAACTATATTTATCACCGATAATGGATCTGTACAATCAAGAAATTATCAGCTATGAGTTAAGCGAACGACCTGTTTTTAATCAAGTAACTCAAATGCTTAAAAAGGCATTTAAAATAACGAAAGACACCAAAGATTTGATATTACATTCCGATCAAGGATGGCAATATCAAATGAAACAATATCAGGCTTTATTAAATGAAAAAGGAATCATACAAAGTATGAGTAGAAAAGGAAATTGCTTAGATAATGCTATTATCGAGAATTTCTTCGGAATACTGAAATCGGAACTATTTTATTTACAAAAATTTAATTCTATTGAAGAGCTAAAAAAAGAAATAAAACAATACATTTACTATTACAATAACGATAGAATAAAATCGAACTTAAATAAAATGAGCCCGATACAATATCGAACTCATTTTTATAATTATTAA
- a CDS encoding DUF349 domain-containing protein: protein MNTELDNLQNADGEQLPKSATTNNSNTETYKTEELVNQEKVSDISFKDYETFSFDVLINEAKNLLSKYDVQDIREHFNQIRDAFKNKLDEDEAIKKEAFLNEGGDELDFRYETSYKAKFNAVYNDFKNQLAVFHKENEKKESDNLKERLEIIDELKALYQEQNDSSAAMFKQFRELKTRWHNAGRIPSKNAENVFKNYFFHLDNFYTYLDMNKELQTLDYAHNLEVRYSIIKRAEELVLENNVQKALNELQYLHRLWKEEAVPVQEDLREPTWQKFKELTNKIHDRKGELNEKIKQEQKDNLEKKTQIIARIKEIASSSTSKSHSDWQKAIKEVNTLRENFISLGRVPKDKNSQTWEAFKEVTREFNHIKNDFYKDLKSEQHINLKKKLALLEIAKQHAESTDWNASVQVIKRIQNDWKKIGHVPRKNSDKIWKEFKDTCNQFFDRYKKRHEQANQKFEQNYTNKQALLEEFKNQTISDNKDEALKQLEEIQNNWTSLGKVPTDKTLINQEFTDIYHKKLEALNLSKNELNDYKLQSFVNKVKAGNNGNLLDDEIRKTRKTIEELEKEINQLDNNVHFFSNANENNPLLKDVYKQIDEKRKKLIEAEIKLKTLFNIDFNA, encoded by the coding sequence ATGAATACTGAATTGGATAACCTGCAAAATGCAGACGGAGAACAATTACCTAAATCTGCAACCACAAACAACTCTAACACGGAAACTTATAAAACAGAAGAGTTAGTCAACCAAGAAAAAGTGAGCGATATTTCGTTTAAAGATTATGAAACATTCAGCTTTGATGTCTTAATAAACGAAGCTAAAAATCTATTGAGCAAGTACGATGTTCAAGATATTCGCGAACATTTCAATCAAATTCGAGATGCGTTTAAAAATAAATTAGACGAAGACGAAGCTATTAAAAAAGAAGCTTTTTTGAATGAAGGTGGAGATGAATTAGATTTTAGATACGAAACTTCTTATAAAGCTAAATTTAATGCTGTTTATAACGATTTCAAAAATCAATTAGCTGTTTTTCATAAAGAAAATGAGAAAAAAGAATCAGATAATTTAAAAGAACGTTTAGAAATTATTGACGAATTAAAAGCCTTATACCAAGAACAAAATGATTCTTCTGCGGCGATGTTCAAACAATTTCGCGAGTTGAAAACTCGTTGGCATAACGCAGGAAGAATTCCTAGCAAAAATGCTGAAAATGTTTTTAAAAATTATTTTTTCCATTTAGACAATTTCTACACGTATTTGGATATGAACAAAGAATTGCAAACTTTGGATTATGCACATAATCTTGAAGTTCGTTATTCTATCATCAAACGTGCAGAAGAATTAGTCTTAGAAAATAATGTTCAAAAAGCGTTGAATGAATTGCAATACCTTCACCGTTTATGGAAAGAAGAAGCAGTTCCAGTACAAGAAGATTTGCGCGAACCAACGTGGCAGAAATTCAAAGAATTAACGAATAAAATTCATGACCGTAAAGGTGAATTGAATGAAAAAATAAAACAAGAGCAAAAAGATAATTTAGAGAAGAAAACTCAAATCATTGCTCGTATTAAAGAAATTGCATCAAGTTCAACAAGTAAATCGCACAGTGATTGGCAAAAAGCAATTAAAGAAGTAAATACATTACGTGAGAACTTTATTTCGTTGGGACGTGTGCCGAAAGATAAAAATTCTCAAACTTGGGAAGCTTTTAAAGAAGTGACACGAGAGTTTAATCACATCAAAAATGATTTCTACAAAGATTTAAAATCAGAACAACATATTAATCTTAAAAAGAAATTGGCTTTACTTGAAATTGCAAAACAACATGCTGAAAGCACAGATTGGAATGCTTCAGTTCAAGTGATTAAAAGAATTCAAAATGATTGGAAAAAAATTGGTCATGTTCCAAGAAAAAATTCAGATAAAATTTGGAAAGAATTTAAAGATACATGCAACCAATTCTTTGATCGCTACAAAAAACGTCACGAACAAGCGAATCAAAAATTTGAACAAAACTATACAAACAAGCAAGCTTTATTAGAGGAATTCAAGAATCAAACTATTTCTGATAATAAAGACGAAGCATTGAAACAATTAGAAGAAATTCAAAACAATTGGACGAGTTTAGGAAAAGTACCAACGGATAAAACATTAATCAACCAAGAGTTTACAGATATTTATCACAAAAAACTTGAAGCGCTAAATCTTTCGAAAAATGAATTGAACGATTACAAGTTACAATCTTTTGTCAATAAAGTAAAAGCTGGAAATAATGGTAATTTATTGGATGATGAGATTAGAAAAACACGTAAAACGATTGAAGAATTAGAAAAAGAAATCAATCAATTAGATAATAACGTACATTTCTTTTCGAATGCGAATGAAAACAATCCTTTATTAAAAGATGTTTACAAACAAATTGACGAAAAACGTAAAAAATTAATTGAAGCTGAAATCAAATTGAAAACATTATTCAACATAGATTTTAATGCATAA
- a CDS encoding shikimate dehydrogenase family protein, producing MRQFGLIGRNISYSFSKSYFAKKFINENIVDCVYNVFDLQHIDEVEKIFEAEGLIGFNVTIPYKQEIIPFLDELSPEAKAIGAVNTVLIKKGKRIGHNTDCYGFQHSLQPLLEQHHKKALVLGNGGAAKAIFYILDQLNIIYKIVSRTKIKNHFTYDELNEEIMHSHQIIVNCSPVGTFPNIENAPLLPYQFLKENHLLYDLIYNPAVTKFLENGQHNGSKIKNGHEMLILQAEKAWEIWNNHTK from the coding sequence ATGAGACAATTTGGATTAATCGGAAGAAATATTTCTTATTCTTTTTCGAAATCTTATTTTGCTAAAAAATTTATAAATGAAAACATTGTAGACTGCGTCTACAATGTTTTTGATTTACAGCATATCGATGAAGTAGAAAAAATTTTCGAAGCAGAAGGCTTAATAGGTTTTAATGTTACAATTCCCTACAAACAAGAAATCATTCCTTTTTTGGATGAATTATCGCCCGAAGCAAAAGCAATTGGTGCAGTAAATACAGTTTTAATTAAAAAAGGAAAAAGAATTGGCCACAATACAGATTGTTATGGTTTTCAACACTCTTTACAACCTCTTTTAGAACAGCATCACAAAAAAGCATTAGTTTTGGGAAATGGCGGTGCTGCAAAAGCTATTTTTTATATTCTTGACCAATTAAATATCATATATAAAATTGTTTCAAGAACGAAAATTAAAAATCATTTTACGTATGACGAATTGAATGAAGAAATCATGCATTCTCATCAAATAATTGTGAATTGTTCACCAGTAGGAACTTTTCCTAATATTGAAAATGCACCACTTCTACCCTATCAATTTCTAAAAGAAAACCATTTATTGTACGACTTGATTTACAATCCAGCCGTGACAAAATTTTTAGAAAATGGACAACATAATGGTTCTAAAATAAAAAATGGACACGAAATGTTGATTCTACAAGCAGAAAAAGCTTGGGAAATATGGAATAATCACACAAAATAG
- the ribD gene encoding bifunctional diaminohydroxyphosphoribosylaminopyrimidine deaminase/5-amino-6-(5-phosphoribosylamino)uracil reductase RibD, which yields MTQQSIDEHYMARCIQIATNGLGTTYPNPFVGSIIVHNNQIIGEGFTSEYGGPHAEVNAINSVKNPELLKESTLYVTLEPCSHHGKTPPCADLIIEKEIPKVVIGTLDPFAKVNGQGYLRLLKNGVDVTLGVLEKECINLNKRFITFHQKKRPYIILKWAQTEDGYIGRDDIQLWITNQYTKQLVHKWRTEEQAILVGKNTALIDNPQLNSRLWTGNNPLRIAIDKNLAIPRSFHLFDQTQPTVIFNSLENSSEENLNLIQLDFSQPILPPIMNFLYENNIQSLIVEGGCDTIQHFIDANLWDEARILSSDTIWNEGILAPRLKGIRTEKHRFLNDELNIFENRLDNEEP from the coding sequence ATGACACAACAATCTATCGATGAGCACTATATGGCTCGTTGTATACAAATTGCTACAAACGGGTTAGGAACAACATATCCTAATCCGTTTGTTGGTTCTATTATTGTACATAACAATCAAATTATTGGTGAAGGTTTTACATCTGAATACGGTGGTCCTCACGCAGAAGTAAACGCGATCAATTCAGTCAAAAATCCTGAATTATTAAAGGAAAGTACTTTATATGTGACATTAGAACCCTGTTCGCATCATGGTAAAACACCTCCATGTGCAGATTTGATTATTGAAAAAGAAATTCCGAAAGTTGTAATAGGAACGTTAGATCCGTTTGCTAAAGTAAATGGACAAGGTTACTTACGTTTGCTAAAAAATGGTGTGGATGTGACATTAGGTGTTTTAGAAAAAGAATGCATCAACCTTAATAAGCGTTTTATTACATTTCATCAAAAAAAACGTCCATACATTATCCTAAAATGGGCACAAACTGAAGATGGATACATCGGACGTGATGATATACAATTGTGGATTACCAATCAATACACCAAACAATTGGTACATAAATGGCGAACGGAAGAACAAGCTATTTTGGTTGGAAAAAACACAGCTTTAATTGATAATCCACAATTAAACTCAAGACTTTGGACTGGGAATAATCCGTTGAGAATTGCGATTGACAAAAATTTAGCTATCCCGAGAAGTTTTCATTTGTTTGATCAGACTCAACCTACGGTTATTTTTAATTCACTTGAAAATTCATCAGAAGAAAATTTAAACCTTATCCAATTGGATTTTTCGCAACCAATATTACCGCCTATTATGAACTTTTTATATGAAAATAATATTCAATCTCTGATTGTTGAAGGTGGATGCGATACAATTCAACATTTTATTGATGCCAATTTGTGGGATGAAGCAAGAATCTTAAGTTCTGATACCATTTGGAATGAAGGAATTTTAGCACCACGCTTAAAAGGAATACGAACTGAAAAACATCGTTTTTTGAATGATGAATTAAATATTTTCGAAAATAGATTAGATAATGAAGAACCTTAA